In a single window of the Bacillus clarus genome:
- a CDS encoding multicopper oxidase family protein, with protein MELKKFVDALPIPSTIKPKGTYKGKPFYDVRMIETLHKFHRDLPKTKVWGYNGLIPGPTFDVKKNHPIYVRWTNDLPKKHFLPVDKTVHGAHDNPEVRTVVHLHGSPSEPDSDGHPEAWFTRNFQQTGPRFVKEIYHYTNLERATALWYHDHALGITRLNVYAGLAGLYLIRDKEERSLPLPKGKYEIPLIVQDRSFNPDGSLFYPAQPEDSSPDLPFPSIVPLFLGNTITVNGKVWPFLKVEPRKYRFRLLNASNTRTYKFQFSDLSSFFLIGTDGGLLKRPIKVQSLDVSPSERIDIIVDFSELEGKKVVLQNGNDLENPTGEVMEFQVTKPLSCPDKSKIPCLLSNINFIPLEKVKVRKVRCLTLNDSEDEFGRPMLLLDGKEWDDPVTETPLLDSVEIWELVNLTVGIHPIHIHLVNFRVLDRHDLNGKLLDPLPADFGLKDTVLVAGEQIVRIIMKFEPFSGDYVWHCHRLEHEDHDMMRPLKIIPSNPNRYKLK; from the coding sequence TTGGAATTAAAAAAATTTGTTGATGCCCTTCCAATTCCCTCCACAATCAAACCAAAAGGAACATATAAAGGCAAACCCTTTTATGATGTACGTATGATTGAAACACTGCACAAGTTTCATAGAGATTTACCTAAAACGAAAGTATGGGGATATAATGGGTTAATACCTGGTCCAACGTTTGATGTAAAAAAAAATCATCCTATATATGTACGATGGACAAACGATTTACCCAAAAAACATTTTTTACCAGTTGATAAAACCGTTCACGGGGCACATGATAATCCAGAAGTACGTACCGTTGTGCATCTACATGGAAGCCCCAGTGAACCAGATAGCGACGGTCATCCTGAAGCATGGTTTACGAGAAACTTTCAACAAACAGGTCCTAGATTCGTGAAAGAGATTTATCATTATACGAATCTAGAACGAGCAACTGCCCTTTGGTATCATGATCATGCACTTGGGATTACCCGTCTGAATGTATATGCGGGTCTTGCAGGCCTTTACTTAATTCGTGATAAGGAAGAAAGGTCACTTCCGCTTCCGAAGGGGAAATACGAAATACCACTTATCGTTCAAGATAGATCCTTTAATCCAGACGGTTCCCTATTTTATCCTGCTCAACCAGAAGATTCATCCCCAGATTTACCATTCCCTTCTATTGTCCCTCTGTTTTTAGGGAATACAATTACAGTTAACGGGAAAGTATGGCCATTTTTAAAAGTAGAGCCCCGCAAATACAGATTTCGGTTATTAAATGCTTCCAATACTCGAACATACAAGTTTCAATTTAGTGACCTTAGTTCATTCTTTTTAATCGGAACTGATGGAGGTCTTCTTAAACGTCCAATTAAAGTACAAAGTTTGGATGTTTCACCATCTGAACGTATCGACATCATTGTTGATTTCTCAGAGTTAGAGGGAAAAAAAGTAGTATTACAAAATGGAAATGATCTAGAAAATCCAACTGGCGAAGTAATGGAATTCCAAGTAACTAAACCTTTATCTTGCCCTGATAAAAGTAAAATCCCATGTCTCCTCAGCAATATTAACTTTATTCCATTAGAAAAAGTGAAAGTAAGAAAAGTAAGATGTTTAACATTAAATGACTCAGAAGATGAATTTGGGCGTCCTATGCTTTTATTAGATGGTAAAGAATGGGACGATCCAGTGACAGAAACACCATTACTGGATTCTGTCGAAATATGGGAGTTAGTGAATTTAACCGTTGGAATTCATCCTATTCATATACACCTAGTTAATTTTCGTGTCCTTGATCGCCACGATCTGAATGGAAAGTTGTTAGACCCTCTCCCAGCTGATTTCGGTTTAAAAGATACGGTTCTAGTAGCGGGTGAACAAATCGTTCGAATCATAATGAAATTCGAGCCATTTTCCGGAGATTATGTATGGCATTGCCATCGTTTAGAGCATGAAGACCATGATATGATGAGACCGTTAAAAATCATACCTTCCAATCCCAATAGATACAAATTAAAGTGA
- a CDS encoding glycoside hydrolase family 1 protein gives MKFPHDFLFGAASASYQVEGAWNEDGKGVTNWDEFSKIPGKTYNGTNGDVAVDHYHQYKEDIRLMSEMGLESYRFSVSWARILPTGDGEVNEKGIEFYNNVINECLKYGIVPFVTLYHWDLPLTLEKDGGWTNKRTAEAFVKYAKICFRAFGDRVKHWITFNETVMFCGLGYLKGAHPPGIQNDVSKYFQATHYVFYAHAKAVALYKELKQYGEIGITHVFLPAYSVDNEQVNIVAANHANEYETFWYYDPVLKGKYPSYVVQQLKEKGWTPNWTLEELEIIKENAEKNDFIGLNYYQPIRVERYGMDIENEEHSRENATLAPGNPSFDGFYRTVKMEDKTYTKWGWEISPEGFLDGLHMLKDRYGDIKMYVTENGLGDEDPIIDGEIVDIPRIKFIEEHLKVAKRAIQEGIHLKGYYAWSVIDLLSWLNGYKKQYGFIFVDHNDNLKRKKKLSFHWYKHIIETRGEEL, from the coding sequence ATGAAGTTTCCACATGATTTTTTATTTGGGGCTGCTTCAGCTTCTTATCAAGTAGAAGGTGCATGGAATGAAGATGGAAAAGGTGTTACGAATTGGGACGAGTTTTCAAAGATTCCTGGTAAAACATACAATGGGACAAATGGAGATGTAGCAGTTGATCATTACCATCAATATAAAGAAGATATTCGATTAATGTCAGAAATGGGATTAGAATCTTATCGTTTTTCCGTTTCTTGGGCAAGAATTTTGCCAACTGGAGATGGAGAGGTAAATGAAAAAGGAATCGAATTTTATAACAACGTTATCAATGAATGTTTAAAATATGGAATTGTTCCGTTTGTAACCTTATATCATTGGGACTTACCGCTAACTTTAGAGAAAGACGGTGGATGGACGAATAAGAGAACAGCAGAAGCATTTGTAAAGTATGCAAAAATTTGCTTTAGAGCATTCGGTGATAGAGTGAAACATTGGATTACTTTTAATGAAACAGTTATGTTTTGTGGGTTAGGATATTTAAAAGGAGCACATCCACCAGGAATACAAAATGATGTGTCAAAATATTTTCAAGCTACCCACTATGTGTTTTATGCCCACGCTAAAGCAGTCGCGTTGTACAAAGAATTAAAACAATATGGTGAGATTGGTATTACGCATGTTTTCTTACCTGCCTATAGTGTAGATAATGAGCAGGTAAATATAGTAGCCGCAAATCATGCGAATGAATATGAAACATTTTGGTATTATGATCCGGTATTGAAAGGTAAGTACCCATCTTATGTTGTTCAGCAATTAAAAGAAAAGGGGTGGACACCTAACTGGACACTTGAAGAATTAGAAATTATAAAAGAAAATGCTGAGAAAAATGATTTTATTGGCTTGAACTATTATCAACCGATACGAGTTGAACGATATGGTATGGATATAGAGAATGAAGAACATTCTAGAGAAAATGCAACGCTTGCTCCAGGTAATCCTTCTTTTGATGGATTTTATCGAACAGTTAAGATGGAAGATAAAACGTATACGAAATGGGGATGGGAAATATCACCTGAAGGATTTTTAGATGGCTTGCATATGTTGAAAGACCGCTACGGTGATATTAAAATGTATGTGACAGAAAACGGACTTGGTGATGAAGATCCAATAATCGATGGGGAAATTGTAGATATTCCAAGAATTAAATTTATTGAAGAGCATTTAAAAGTGGCCAAGCGTGCCATTCAAGAAGGAATTCATTTAAAAGGGTATTACGCATGGTCAGTTATTGACCTGTTAAGCTGGTTGAATGGTTATAAAAAACAATATGGCTTTATTTTTGTCGATCATAATGATAACTTAAAACGTAAGAAGAAACTTTCGTTTCACTGGTATAAACACATTATTGAAACGAGGGGAGAAGAGTTATAA
- a CDS encoding P-loop NTPase, protein MITHEQIMNALSHVEDPELHKSIVELNMIRNIQIDGTHIQLEVVLTIQGCPLKAKIQQDIEDSLRNIGASNVSLTFGSMTPEERAALTETLKKNARTETGMPSMLRPDSGVRFITVTSGKGGVGKSTVTINLATALARMGKKVGILDADIYGFSIPAMMETNQKPTMIDQTAIPVVSHGVKIMSMGFFTEGNNPVMWRGPMLNKWIQNFLVNTYWGELDYLLLDLPPGTGDVAIDVAAMIPQAKEIIVTTPHKVASFVASRVGVMAKHTKHDILGIVENMAYYEEQDGSRNYLFGKGGGEMLAEQLQTEVIAQIPFAKREENKGSSVYDEDSLVGESFTSLAQDLVYKR, encoded by the coding sequence ATGATTACTCATGAACAAATTATGAATGCTTTAAGCCATGTAGAGGATCCAGAGTTGCACAAAAGTATTGTGGAATTAAACATGATAAGAAATATTCAAATTGATGGTACACATATTCAGCTTGAAGTAGTTTTAACGATACAAGGTTGTCCGTTAAAGGCAAAAATTCAACAAGATATTGAAGACTCTCTCCGAAACATTGGAGCTTCTAATGTATCTTTAACATTCGGTTCTATGACACCGGAAGAACGAGCGGCATTAACAGAAACTTTAAAGAAAAATGCTAGAACAGAAACCGGTATGCCTAGTATGCTCCGACCTGATTCAGGTGTACGTTTTATCACTGTGACAAGCGGAAAAGGAGGAGTCGGAAAATCAACTGTGACGATTAACCTTGCTACCGCTTTAGCTCGTATGGGGAAAAAAGTTGGGATTTTAGATGCAGATATATATGGATTTAGTATCCCTGCTATGATGGAAACGAATCAAAAGCCAACAATGATTGATCAGACAGCAATTCCGGTCGTTAGTCACGGTGTTAAAATTATGTCAATGGGATTTTTTACAGAAGGTAATAACCCAGTTATGTGGCGAGGACCAATGTTAAACAAATGGATTCAAAATTTTCTCGTTAATACTTACTGGGGAGAATTAGATTATCTTCTTCTTGATTTACCACCTGGAACAGGAGATGTTGCGATTGATGTCGCTGCGATGATTCCACAAGCGAAGGAAATTATCGTTACCACGCCTCATAAGGTAGCTTCATTTGTCGCGTCTAGAGTAGGGGTAATGGCAAAGCATACAAAACACGATATTTTAGGTATCGTTGAAAATATGGCATATTATGAAGAACAAGATGGCTCAAGAAACTATCTCTTTGGTAAAGGCGGAGGCGAAATGTTAGCAGAACAACTGCAAACAGAAGTGATAGCACAAATACCTTTTGCAAAACGTGAAGAAAATAAAGGGTCGTCCGTATATGACGAAGATTCGCTTGTTGGAGAGAGCTTTACATCTTTAGCTCAAGATCTTGTCTACAAAAGGTAA
- a CDS encoding GntR family transcriptional regulator — MSAKYKQIADTLEQDIRDGLFNETKKLPTEEALMNRFEVSRNTIRKVISQLVNRGYIFQVQGSGMFLRETSVTDYINLGSLRGLTKNLASQNIETKVLELQVIEADEPIAERMQCQHGTKLYYLKRLRIVDGKPFSTEISYFKKDIVPYLNEEIALRSVYSYFIEDLRLNIGFADKVISCEKVNEVNAQLLEIEEHDPALLIENTVYLTNGTIFELSQSMFHYEKTKLLNRINFK; from the coding sequence ATGAGTGCGAAATATAAACAAATTGCAGATACTTTAGAACAAGATATTCGTGATGGTCTGTTTAATGAAACGAAAAAATTACCTACAGAAGAAGCATTAATGAATCGATTTGAAGTAAGTCGAAATACGATACGTAAGGTGATTAGTCAACTTGTTAATAGAGGTTATATTTTTCAAGTACAAGGTAGTGGAATGTTTTTAAGAGAGACTTCTGTAACAGATTACATTAATTTAGGAAGTTTACGTGGACTAACGAAAAACCTTGCTTCGCAAAATATTGAAACGAAGGTATTAGAATTACAGGTAATAGAAGCGGATGAGCCAATCGCAGAACGGATGCAATGCCAACATGGAACAAAGCTGTATTACTTGAAACGTTTACGAATTGTAGACGGTAAACCATTCTCTACTGAAATCAGTTATTTTAAAAAGGATATTGTTCCATATTTAAATGAAGAAATAGCATTACGTTCTGTATACAGCTATTTCATTGAAGACTTGCGATTAAACATTGGATTTGCTGATAAAGTCATTAGTTGTGAAAAAGTAAATGAAGTAAACGCGCAGTTATTAGAAATAGAAGAACATGATCCAGCGCTTCTTATAGAAAATACAGTATATCTTACAAATGGAACCATTTTTGAGTTATCTCAATCGATGTTCCATTATGAAAAGACGAAGCTTTTAAATCGGATTAACTTTAAATGA
- a CDS encoding PLP-dependent aminotransferase family protein, with the protein MEWQPNRADKTPVYKQIANYIERGISSGEFPSDSKLPSERMLANELQVNRSTIVAAYEELKSLGVVERKKGSGTHVNTDIWGVSRKRIPNWGRYVEDGSFLPNLPLVQQIRTETQKDDLINLASGELSLELLPNNQFRTILSEQTFMGNLGYDHPLGNEMLRKTIARHVQQYKNIEADARSILITSGAQQALNLIVQCLLKPGDAIAIEDPSYCFSLPMFKSAGLNIFHLPVDEHGMNPDDLIDLHKKHRIRMVFLNPDYQNPTGTILSLSRRKKILELSSEFGIPIVEDDPYSLTSFDGEVNPTLKSMDQNGNVLYISSLSKIVASGLRIGWVIGPTRVIERLADAKQQVDFGHSVFTQWVANQFLESENFDAHISMLRKQLKQRRDQLITSLGELVGNRVEFFVPEGGIHLWCKIHGAFDEYHLLGRAIQNGVAFVPGSVLSSKSEYVRFTFGRANTEQIHVGITRFAETLNSI; encoded by the coding sequence ATGGAATGGCAGCCAAATCGTGCAGACAAGACGCCAGTTTATAAACAAATCGCTAATTATATAGAACGAGGTATTTCGTCGGGTGAGTTTCCTTCAGATAGCAAATTGCCTTCGGAACGTATGTTAGCAAACGAGTTGCAAGTGAATCGTAGTACAATTGTGGCTGCATATGAGGAACTGAAATCGCTTGGAGTAGTAGAACGAAAAAAAGGAAGCGGAACACATGTGAATACAGATATATGGGGCGTGTCGCGTAAACGTATACCAAACTGGGGGAGGTATGTAGAGGATGGCTCATTTTTGCCTAATTTACCACTTGTTCAACAAATTCGAACGGAAACACAAAAAGATGATTTAATTAATTTAGCTAGTGGTGAATTATCACTAGAACTGCTTCCGAACAACCAGTTTCGTACAATTCTTTCAGAGCAAACATTTATGGGGAATCTCGGTTATGATCATCCACTAGGGAATGAAATGTTAAGAAAAACAATTGCAAGGCATGTTCAGCAATATAAAAATATAGAAGCAGATGCACGCTCTATTCTCATTACATCGGGAGCTCAGCAAGCACTTAACCTTATCGTTCAATGTTTGCTTAAGCCAGGTGATGCGATTGCAATTGAAGATCCTTCTTATTGTTTTTCACTTCCTATGTTTAAATCTGCAGGATTAAATATATTCCATTTACCTGTTGATGAGCATGGTATGAACCCAGATGATTTAATTGATTTACACAAAAAGCATCGTATTCGTATGGTGTTTTTAAATCCTGATTACCAAAATCCAACAGGAACGATCCTTTCGCTATCAAGGCGTAAAAAGATTTTAGAACTGTCTTCTGAATTCGGCATACCGATTGTAGAAGATGATCCATATAGCTTAACTTCCTTTGATGGAGAAGTGAATCCGACGTTAAAATCAATGGATCAAAACGGAAATGTTCTCTATATAAGCTCGTTATCAAAAATTGTAGCTTCTGGATTGCGAATTGGCTGGGTGATTGGTCCAACGCGTGTAATTGAACGTTTAGCAGACGCGAAGCAGCAAGTTGATTTCGGTCATAGTGTGTTCACACAATGGGTAGCCAATCAATTTTTAGAATCAGAAAATTTTGATGCTCATATTTCTATGCTTCGCAAACAACTTAAGCAAAGAAGGGATCAATTAATTACAAGTCTTGGGGAACTTGTAGGTAATCGTGTTGAATTTTTCGTCCCAGAGGGCGGAATCCATTTATGGTGTAAAATTCATGGGGCATTTGATGAATATCACTTATTAGGAAGAGCTATACAAAATGGTGTGGCGTTCGTTCCAGGAAGTGTTTTAAGCTCGAAAAGTGAGTATGTACGTTTTACTTTCGGAAGAGCGAATACAGAGCAAATACATGTTGGGATAACAAGATTTGCGGAGACTCTTAACAGCATATGA